The Deinococcus aestuarii genome includes the window TGCTCGGCCTGCCCGTCCCAGATGCTCGGGTTGCCGAAGTACCCCGACCAGCGCGTCTGGATCATGCCCGCGGCTCCGGTTCGCGCGGCGGCCCCGGCGAGCCCCTCCGTGTTGCCCGGCTCGTGCCAGGAGGCGCCCAGCACCGGGAAACCCAGGGCCTCGATGCGGGAGAGCATGGGGAATTCGGTGCCCGGCGCGTAGGCCCAGTACGCGACCTGAATGTCCTTGGGAAGCCGCGCGGGCAGGGTGTCGATCACGCTGTCCGCGAAGGCCGCGTCGTGCCAGATCATCGTGCCCACGTTCTGCGCCCTCAGGAAGTCGTGCAGTTTCACCGTGTCGTCCACGAACAGCTTCTCGAAGCCCGCCGCCTTGCCGTTCGCCCGCGCGGGGAAGCGGTCGCGGTTGCGCACCTCGTCGTGGCCGATGTGGATGACATTCGGCCGGAAGACCTCCACCGCCTCGCGCAGCACGGGGAAGACCACCCGGTCGTACGTCTGCGGGTTGAGCGTGTCGTACGCGAAGGGGTTTTGCGAGTCCGGGTCCTGCACGAGGTCGAGGTTCTTGCCACCCTGGAACATCCACTGCGTGTGCCCCAGCGTCTCGATCAGGGGGATGACCTCCAGCCCGTGCTCGCGCGCCAGTTTCGCCACCCGCGCCGCCTCCGCCTTCGTCGCGCCGCCGGGGTGCGCCCAGCCGCCCGCGCGAGCCACGTCCCACTGGACGTAATTGCTCATTACGAGGACGGCGTTGTACTTGAGCCCCGCCAGCATGGGGATCAGGCGGTCGTTCACGGCCCCGCCCGAGCCGTCGAGGTACAGCATCGCCACCCGCTGTTTCAGGGTGGGTGAGTCCTGCACGCGGGCAAACCGGATTCCCCCCGGCGTGAGCAGTTGTTGCAACGTCTGTGCGCCGTAATACGCGCCCTTCGGGTCGGCCCCCATCACGTAGGCCCCCGTTCCGTCCACCCACAGCGCGTACCCCTCCGCCGCGTCGGTATAGAGGCCCGCCGCCCGCGCCTTCGCCGCCAGCCCCGCGTCCGCCCGCGTGCCGATGACGATGCTGCGGTTGCCCCCGTCGGGGAGGCTCGCCCCCAGCCGCGTCTGCCACTCGCCCCGCAGGTCGCGCACGGCCCAGCCCAGCTCGGGCGCGTTCCCCACCACCCGCACGCCGAGGCCGGAGAGGGGGAGGGCCCCGGTTGAAAACTCCGCCTTCTTCGGCTGGGGCACGAGGTTCGGGCTGGGTTGGACGGCTTTTGCATCCGGGACGGCGGTAACGGGGAGGGGGGCGGCGAGGACGGGGGAGAGGAGAAGGCTAGTTATCAGGAAGATGCTTGCTGGGCGCACTTGTTCACCTCAGAGGAACGGAGGGCAGGCGGGGCCTGCCACCCCCTTCCCCGACCCTCCCCCACGAGGGGAGAGGGAGAAAAAAGACCAAGAGGGGCGGCACGCGGCCCGGTTCTTCCAGGCTCACGCGCCGCCCCTCATCGCTCATCGCTTGCCCTTACAGGCTCGCGTTCCACGCCTTCACGATGTCGTCGAGGGCCTGCTTGGCGCCCTTCTGGCCGGTCATCGCCGCCTCCACGTTGTCCTTGAAGACCTTGTTGAGCTTGCCCGCGTCGGGGTACACGAGGGTCAGGTCCCGGGCCTTTTTCAGCTCGGTGCTGGCGACGAGTCGGCCCTGGTCGGTGGCGTTCTGCCCGCCCTGCTTGAAGAACCGGTCCGTGCTCGCCTTCACGGTGCTGGGGAAGGTCGTCTTCGTGACCTTGGAGAAGGCGAGCTGGTTCACGTCGTTCGTCAGGAAGAGCGCCAGCTTCTGCGCCAGCGTCTTGTCGCGCGCGCCCTTGGGCACCGAAAAGCCCATCAGAGGCGTGTGGATGACGTTCCCCGCGATGTTGATGGGGTAGGGCGCCACCTTCGTCACGTCATACACCGACTTATTGTCGTTCGCTACCCGCAGGATGAACTGCGGCCCGGTGATCAGCATTCCCAGCTTGCCGCTGGAGTACAGCTCGGTCGCGGCGGTAAAGCCCCGGCGCATGGTGTCTTCGGGGATATAACCCTTCTTGTACAGGTCCACGTACGTCTGGAGGAGCTGGACGTGCTGCGGCGAGTTGAACACCGCCTTGCCGCCCGACTTGTCGAACACGGGCAGCCCCGCCTCCTGGAAGAGGTACAGCAGGTTGAGGTTGTTGATGTTGGGCACGAAGCCGTACATGCCCGTCTTGTCCTTGATCTGCCGGGCGGCGGTGATCAGCGTCTGGATGGTACGGGGCGGGTTGTTGGGATCGAGGCCCGCCTTGCGGAAGATGTCCACGTTGTACGCCACGACCTTCGGCGACCAGTACCACGGCACGCCCATCACCTTGCCGTCGTACGAGAAGGTATTCAGCGGGCTGGGGAAGTAGAGCTTCCTCTGCGCGTCCGTCAGCGTCAGCGGCTCCAGCGCGCCCTGGTCCACCATCTTCACCACCATGTCGCTGGAGAGGTTCACGGCGGCGGGCGGGCGGCCCGAGGCGATGGAGGCCAGAAGTTTCTGCTCGATGGCCGAGGAGGGCACGTCCACCCACTTCAGGTCCACGTTCGGGTTTTCCTTCTCGAACTGGGCGACCAGACGGTTCATCTCATCGTTGAAGAGGGGCGCGAGCGCAATCGTCCAGAACTCCATCTGCGTCTTCTGCGCGCTGGCACTGCCGAGGGCCAAGAGGGCGGCGGTCACGAGGAACTTCTTCATGGGCACTCCTTGAGAACAGGCTTAGGGCGTGCCCAAGACTGTAGCGTGGGGTTCCTGAAGTCGTCTGAGAGGAAGAGGGCGGGGTCTCATGTGGGGTGGGGGGCAGGGTGCCCTGCTGCGGTGGCGGGGTGCGAACGTGCCTGCTCAACCAAGGCTCCGGGTTCACGACGAGGAGGAGTTGCGCGAGCATCTGACCCCGGGGCGGGAGGGTCACCCCGCCGAGGTCTGGTTGGAGGACTCGGAGAGCGGCAGTCTGCTCAGCAACGGTCGGGAGGCCTTCCTGCTGCACCTTCCCGACGTGGAGGGGGAGCATCCGGGCTGGACGACGCGGGCCGCTCGGATTGAGGGCCCGAAAGAGACCGTCTCTGGGTTTGTCCTGAGCAACGGGCAGGTTAACGCCTTTCCCTCGTCGTGGCTGGTCCCACTTGCCGAGGGGGTAGACGCTTTCGCCCACTTCTACCGACACGGCGAGCGGGCTCCGTGGCTGACGTGGCACGACGATTCCAAGGAGCGTCCTACACCCCCCGCACCGCCTGGGCAAACCAGCGCGTCACGTGGTCCGGTCGGGTGATCGCGCTCCCCACCACGACCGCGTGCGCCCCGCGCCGCAGCGCCTCCGCCGCCAGTTCGGGCGTGTTCAGTCGCCCCTCGGCGATGAAGGGGAGGCCCTCGGCGTGCAGGGCGTCCATCAGGGCGAAGTCGGGGCCCGGCTGCCTCGGGCTATGCGGTGTGTACCCGCTCATGGTCGTGCCCACGATGTCCGCGCCCGCCGCGTAGGCCGCCCGCGCCTCCTCCAGCGTGCTGATGTCCGCCATCGCCAGTACGCCCGCCGCGTGCGTCACCTCGACAAGTTGGGCCACCGTGGAGGGCCGGGGCAGGTCCGTTCCGTCGAAGGCCACCACGTCCGCGCCCGCCTCAGCGACCTCCCGCACCTCGTCCGGCGTGGCGGTGATGTAAACGTCCGTGCCCGGGTGATTGTTCTTCGTCAGGCCGATGATGGGGACGTTCTTTCCCTCCGCCTCCAGCATGGCCCGCACCGCCCGGATGTCCTCGCCGCTGCGCAGCCGCAGGGCCGAGGCGCCGCCGAGCAGGGCTGCCCGACTCAGGGCCACGATGATGCTGACTTCCCGCAGCGGGCTTCCCTCGTCCGCCTGCACGCTCACGATCAGTTGGCTCCGCAACTTCGCCAGGATGGGATGCATGGGCGTCAGGATACGCACCCGGCCCCCTCGTCGCTTACGCTGTGGCGCGTGACCTCTCTCCAACCCGGCGCGCTGGTGATGGTGGACATCCCCGGCCCCACCCTCGACGCGGACACGGCGGCCCACCTGCGGCGGCACGGCATCCGCAGCGTGTGCCTCTTCGGCAAGAATGTGCAGGACCCGGGGCAACTCCGCCAACTCTGCGCCGACCTGCGCGACCTGATGGGCCAGGACGCCCTGATCGCCCTCGATCACGAGGGGGGCGCCATCCTCCGCCCGACCTTCTGGCCCTTCGCTCCCTCCGCCATGAGTCTGGGTGCGGCGGACGACGCGGCGCTCACCGAGGACGTGAACGCGGCGCTGGCCCGGCAACTGCGCTCCGTCGGTGTGAACTGGAACTTTGCCCCCGTCCTCGACGTGAACGTGAATCCGGCCAACCCGGTGATCGGCGAGCGGGCGTACGGCGCGGACCCCGTGCTCGTCGCCCGGCAGGGGGCGGCGGCGTTGCGGGGGCACGCGCGCGAACGGGTTGCGGGCTGCGTCAAGCATTTCCCCGGACACGGCGACACGCACCTCGACAGCCACCTCGCCCTGCCCCGTGTGAGGAAATCCCGCGCCGAGCTGGACGCGGTGGAGTTCGTCCCCTTCCGTGCCTGCCTCTCCGCCGCCCCCGCCGTGATGACCGCCCACATCGTCTACGACGCGCTCGACCCGGAGCACCCGGCCACCCTCTCCCGCGCGGTCCTCACCGACCTGCTCAGGGGGGAGTGGGGCTACCCGGGCGTGACCGTCACCGACAGCATGGGGATGCAGGCCATCGACGCGAATTACGGGCGCGGGGAAGCGGCGGTGCTGGCCCTCCGCGCCGGGGCCGACCTCGTGATGGCGCTGGGGAGGCGGGAAGCGCAGGAGGCGACCCTGGCCGCCATCGGGGACGCGCTGAGGGGTGCGCTCGACCGGGGTGAGGTGGAGGCGAGCCTGGAGCGGCTGCGCACCCTGGCCGCCGCCCACCCCGCCGAGGCGGACCCGACCCTGGATCCCCAGGACGACGCCTCCCTCTTCGCGGACGCCTGGGCACGCGGCCTGACGGTCCACCGCGCTCCAGTCCCGCCCCAACCCGGCACCCGTGTCCGCCTCGTCGCCCAGCGCAAGGTGACCCGCGAGAACGTCAGCGAGGCGAGCGTGGACGCGGGGACGCTGGCCCACGACCTCGGCGCCGTCTACGACGTGGACCTCCTCGCCTACGACGACCCGGCGCAACTCGACTGGGAGGCGATCCGCGCCCCCGGCCTCCCCGTGATCCTCGCCACGGCGGCCCGGCACCGCTCGGCGGCCCTCATCCGCGCCCGGCCCGACCTCCACCTCGCCCTCTACAACCCCTCTGCGGTGCTCGACGTGCCCGCCCCCGCCGCCCTGACCTACGGCTTCCGCCCCGAGGCCCGCGCCGCCCTGGTCGCCTGGCTGCGCGGGGAAGCGGGGGCACCGGGCCGACTGCCCTTCAGCGACGAGGGGTAAGGGGGCCCGTCACCGCTCCCACACCCACGCCCCCGGCGCCGCCGCCACCCCCAGTGCCCGCGGCCCGGTGTGGACGTTGAGCACCGGATTCACGCCCGCGAAGCCCGACCAGACGACCGGATGCCGCCGCCCTATCACCTCCAGCAGCGCGTCCGCATCCTCCCGCACGCTGCCGTACAGCAGACCCAGGCGCAGGGGCGTGCCCTCGCCGTGGCGCCGGGTGACCTGATCGGCGACCGCCTCGATGGCCCCCTTGTAGCTGCGGGCGCGGCCCACGTTCGTGTAGGCGCCCGTCTCCCGCTCCACCGTGATCACCGGCTTGAGGTTCAGCAGCCCTCCGAGGGTCGCCTGCACCCGCCCGATCCGCCCACCCCGGCGCAGGTACTCCAGCGTCTCGATGGTGAAGTACAGTTCGGTCTCCTCGTACGTGCGCCGCACCCAGCCCAGCGCCGTCTCCAGCGTCTCCCCGCGCTCGCTCGCGGTGGCGGCGGCGTGGACCTGGAAGGCCTGCGCCGCGCTCAGCGTCCGGGTGTCGTGGATGGTGACCGGCACGTCCGGCACGACCGCCTGCGCCTGCTCGGCGGCGTTGCGGCTGCCCGAGAGCCCGGCGCTGATCGTGAGGGCGAGCACCGGCAGGACCGCCCCCTCCCCCCGCTCCCCCGCCGCGCGGTAGGCCGCCGCCCAGTCCTGCGGGGTGGGCTGGCTGCTCGTGGGGTGGACCGGGTTGGTCTGGAGTTCGCGGAACAGCTCCTCACGGGTGATCTCGTTCATCCGGTAGGTCGCACTGCCGAAGTTCACGCTGAAGGGCGCGACGGGCACGTCGTTTCGCAACCCCGCGAACGCGTCCAACCCGCCGTCGGTGGCGACGGCGAAGAGGGGCTTCACCGCAGCTCCCGGCCGTTCATCTGCTCGACCAGCCGCAGCATGGCGCTGTAGTCCGCTCCCGCACCGACGGTCGTGGCGGCGGCGCGGACGAGAGCCGCCGTCTGCGTCAGCACCGGCGCGCTCGCCCCCGCCTCCCGCACCACGTCGGCGGCGATGCCGGTGTCCTTGGCGAGCAGCCCGAGCGTGAAGGTCACGGGAAACTCGCGGGTCAGCACCCGCTGCCCGATCAGGCTCTCGGTGGGGTAGCTGCGCCCGCTGCTCGCGTTGATCACGTCGAGCGCCGCGCGCAGATCCACCCCCGTGCGCGCCAGCGCCGCCAGCCCCTCGCCCGCCGCCCACATGTTCACCGCCATCAGGGTGTTGTTCACCGCCTTCACCGCGAAGCCCGCCCCCACCTCTCCCATGTGCACCACCCGCCCCGCGAAAGCGAGGTCCCCCCGCACCCGCTCCAGCACCCCCGCGTCCCCGCCCACCATCACGGTGAGCTTCCCCGCCTCGGCGCCCCACGGCCCGCCGCTCACGGGCGCGTCGAGAAAGGCGACGCCCCGTTCCGAGAGCCGCGCCGATTGCCGCCTGGCCGCTTCCGGGTGCCCGCTCGTGCAGTCCACCCAGGTCGCGCCCTCCCGCAAATCGCCGATCAGCGCGTCCATCACCCCGTCCACCTCGGCGCTTGTGGGGAGGCAGGTGAAGATCACGTCGGCCCCGGCCACCCCGGCGAGGTCCACCGCCTCGCCCCCGAATTCGGCGGCGTGCGCCTCTGCCTTCGAGCGGGTGCGGTTCCACACGAGGGCCCGCCCGCCCTGTGCCTGCCTATGCCGGACGACGTGCGCGGCCATCGGCCCGCCCATCGCGCCCAGGCCGAGAAATGCGGCTGTTCTGGTCATGTCGCCTCCCAGGCTAAGGGCCGGGCCGCCCTCCCGGCCGAAAGCTGAACCGAGTCCAGAAAAGCGGTACGAGGGTGGGGCGGCGTATCCTGCCCCCCGTGTTCGCGGCCCTCCTCAACGTCGTGCTGCCCGTCGTGCTCGTCGCGGGGGTGGGGGCCGTGCTCGCCCGGCGCTTTCCCCTCAGCCAGGACACCCTCGGCAAGGTCAGCCTCAACGCCCTGACGCCCGCCCTGGCCCTGAGCAGCCTGCTCGGCACGACGGTCACGGCCCAGGCGGGACTCCGGCTCGCCGCCGCATACTTCGCGCTCGCGCTGCTCGGCGTGCTCGTCGCCTTTCTCGCCGCCCGGGGCGTGCCGGGCCCCACCCGCCGCGCCGTCATGGCGAGCGTCGCCATCGGCAACAACGGCAACTTCGGCCTGCCCATCGCCCTGTTCGCCCTGGGGCAGCCGGGGCTCGACCAGGCGGTCGTGATCTTCCTGTGCTCGGTGGTGCTGACCTTCACCCTCGGGCCGCTGCTATACGGCTCGTCGGGCGGGGCGAGGGCCGGGCTCACCGCCGTCTTGCGCCTCCCCGTCGTGTGGTGCATCGCCGCCGCGCTGCTCGTCCGCCTCCTCGACGTGCCGCTGCCGCTGGGCCTGAGACGGGGCATCGACCTCCTCGGTCAGGCCGCCCTGCCGATGGTGCTGCTCTCGCTCGGCATCCAGCTCGGGCAGGCGGCGCGGGTGGCGCTGACCCGGCCCGTCCTCACCGCCACCCTGCTGCGGGTCCTCGCCATGCCCGCCCTCGCGCTCGGGCTGGGGCTGCTCCTCGGCCTGCGCGGGCTGAATCTCCAGGGCCTCGTGCTGGCCTCCGCCATGCCCACCGCCGTCAACGCCTTCCTCCTCGCCCGCGAGTACGGCGCGGACGCGGATACGGTGGCGAGTGCCGTCGCCCTGAGCACCCTCGCCAGCGTGGCGACGGCGGCCCTGGTGGTGACGCTGCTGCCGGGCATCGGGCGGCTGGGGTGAGTCACCAGGGGTGAATTATTTCTCAGAGAGTCACGTTTTGAATCACTCTTTGCCTTCGAGGTGCTCCAGAGCATCGGCTGCTATCTGGGCTATGGGGTGGCCTTCGTGGTCTGTACCCGAATCGTGAAGAAGACCATGACGTAAGGCCGGAATGGCTCTGCGGCTTCCCAAGCAACCGAGTGTGTATGCTGCCACGTGACGAACATTGGCGTCTGGGTCGTTCAAAAAAACTTCTATCACATGACGGACTGAGCGTTCAGTCCCGTATTTAGCCAGCACATGGCAGGCCCCCCACCTTATATTACTGTCGTAGTGCTCTAGTTGTCCTTCGAGGACGCCAAATGCCAGTTGCTGGTTTACGGAGAGGAGTGCATGAAGAGCATTGGACGAGAGTACAGGGTTACGGTGCGAGGTCAATTCAACTAAGATACGCCGTTTAGGGCCTGGAGCTAGTGGGGCAAAAATAGTGTGCTGAGCGCATAAAAAGGGAACGATATGGCTAGATATCGTCCCCCTCATAGTCTAAGCCGCC containing:
- a CDS encoding NAD(P)-dependent oxidoreductase produces the protein MTRTAAFLGLGAMGGPMAAHVVRHRQAQGGRALVWNRTRSKAEAHAAEFGGEAVDLAGVAGADVIFTCLPTSAEVDGVMDALIGDLREGATWVDCTSGHPEAARRQSARLSERGVAFLDAPVSGGPWGAEAGKLTVMVGGDAGVLERVRGDLAFAGRVVHMGEVGAGFAVKAVNNTLMAVNMWAAGEGLAALARTGVDLRAALDVINASSGRSYPTESLIGQRVLTREFPVTFTLGLLAKDTGIAADVVREAGASAPVLTQTAALVRAAATTVGAGADYSAMLRLVEQMNGRELR
- a CDS encoding N-acetylmannosamine-6-phosphate 2-epimerase, coding for MHPILAKLRSQLIVSVQADEGSPLREVSIIVALSRAALLGGASALRLRSGEDIRAVRAMLEAEGKNVPIIGLTKNNHPGTDVYITATPDEVREVAEAGADVVAFDGTDLPRPSTVAQLVEVTHAAGVLAMADISTLEEARAAYAAGADIVGTTMSGYTPHSPRQPGPDFALMDALHAEGLPFIAEGRLNTPELAAEALRRGAHAVVVGSAITRPDHVTRWFAQAVRGV
- a CDS encoding ABC transporter substrate-binding protein, whose amino-acid sequence is MKKFLVTAALLALGSASAQKTQMEFWTIALAPLFNDEMNRLVAQFEKENPNVDLKWVDVPSSAIEQKLLASIASGRPPAAVNLSSDMVVKMVDQGALEPLTLTDAQRKLYFPSPLNTFSYDGKVMGVPWYWSPKVVAYNVDIFRKAGLDPNNPPRTIQTLITAARQIKDKTGMYGFVPNINNLNLLYLFQEAGLPVFDKSGGKAVFNSPQHVQLLQTYVDLYKKGYIPEDTMRRGFTAATELYSSGKLGMLITGPQFILRVANDNKSVYDVTKVAPYPINIAGNVIHTPLMGFSVPKGARDKTLAQKLALFLTNDVNQLAFSKVTKTTFPSTVKASTDRFFKQGGQNATDQGRLVASTELKKARDLTLVYPDAGKLNKVFKDNVEAAMTGQKGAKQALDDIVKAWNASL
- a CDS encoding beta-N-acetylhexosaminidase, with protein sequence MRPASIFLITSLLLSPVLAAPLPVTAVPDAKAVQPSPNLVPQPKKAEFSTGALPLSGLGVRVVGNAPELGWAVRDLRGEWQTRLGASLPDGGNRSIVIGTRADAGLAAKARAAGLYTDAAEGYALWVDGTGAYVMGADPKGAYYGAQTLQQLLTPGGIRFARVQDSPTLKQRVAMLYLDGSGGAVNDRLIPMLAGLKYNAVLVMSNYVQWDVARAGGWAHPGGATKAEAARVAKLAREHGLEVIPLIETLGHTQWMFQGGKNLDLVQDPDSQNPFAYDTLNPQTYDRVVFPVLREAVEVFRPNVIHIGHDEVRNRDRFPARANGKAAGFEKLFVDDTVKLHDFLRAQNVGTMIWHDAAFADSVIDTLPARLPKDIQVAYWAYAPGTEFPMLSRIEALGFPVLGASWHEPGNTEGLAGAAARTGAAGMIQTRWSGYFGNPSIWDGQAEQGVAFVRAGASFWNPAGKVTGADAVFRDLYAPGAYRNTAGALVNLAPLVNRKLTDEGGQGWIFKGPDTDLRNLPSGNVRLGSYRFDVRGAVMLRGNRAAAKGLPERVTVELGRKADALALLHTTGWPSPTPRDVIGRYEVRYADGSVVNVPLEYGRNIRAWTDTVTTSMIAAPGWRGKTRDGLDVNVPVLEWTNPKPNVAIQSVTLVSEGKGANPTLIGMTLVGGGK
- a CDS encoding HEAT repeat domain-containing protein, whose translation is MRGTISSHIVPFLCAQHTIFAPLAPGPKRRILVELTSHRNPVLSSNALHALLSVNQQLAFGVLEGQLEHYDSNIRWGACHVLAKYGTERSVRHVIEVFLNDPDANVRHVAAYTLGCLGSRRAIPALRHGLLHDSGTDHEGHPIAQIAADALEHLEGKE
- a CDS encoding glycoside hydrolase family 3 protein; amino-acid sequence: MTSLQPGALVMVDIPGPTLDADTAAHLRRHGIRSVCLFGKNVQDPGQLRQLCADLRDLMGQDALIALDHEGGAILRPTFWPFAPSAMSLGAADDAALTEDVNAALARQLRSVGVNWNFAPVLDVNVNPANPVIGERAYGADPVLVARQGAAALRGHARERVAGCVKHFPGHGDTHLDSHLALPRVRKSRAELDAVEFVPFRACLSAAPAVMTAHIVYDALDPEHPATLSRAVLTDLLRGEWGYPGVTVTDSMGMQAIDANYGRGEAAVLALRAGADLVMALGRREAQEATLAAIGDALRGALDRGEVEASLERLRTLAAAHPAEADPTLDPQDDASLFADAWARGLTVHRAPVPPQPGTRVRLVAQRKVTRENVSEASVDAGTLAHDLGAVYDVDLLAYDDPAQLDWEAIRAPGLPVILATAARHRSAALIRARPDLHLALYNPSAVLDVPAPAALTYGFRPEARAALVAWLRGEAGAPGRLPFSDEG
- a CDS encoding AEC family transporter — protein: MFAALLNVVLPVVLVAGVGAVLARRFPLSQDTLGKVSLNALTPALALSSLLGTTVTAQAGLRLAAAYFALALLGVLVAFLAARGVPGPTRRAVMASVAIGNNGNFGLPIALFALGQPGLDQAVVIFLCSVVLTFTLGPLLYGSSGGARAGLTAVLRLPVVWCIAAALLVRLLDVPLPLGLRRGIDLLGQAALPMVLLSLGIQLGQAARVALTRPVLTATLLRVLAMPALALGLGLLLGLRGLNLQGLVLASAMPTAVNAFLLAREYGADADTVASAVALSTLASVATAALVVTLLPGIGRLG
- a CDS encoding DegV family protein, whose translation is MKPLFAVATDGGLDAFAGLRNDVPVAPFSVNFGSATYRMNEITREELFRELQTNPVHPTSSQPTPQDWAAAYRAAGERGEGAVLPVLALTISAGLSGSRNAAEQAQAVVPDVPVTIHDTRTLSAAQAFQVHAAATASERGETLETALGWVRRTYEETELYFTIETLEYLRRGGRIGRVQATLGGLLNLKPVITVERETGAYTNVGRARSYKGAIEAVADQVTRRHGEGTPLRLGLLYGSVREDADALLEVIGRRHPVVWSGFAGVNPVLNVHTGPRALGVAAAPGAWVWER